Proteins found in one Deltaproteobacteria bacterium IMCC39524 genomic segment:
- a CDS encoding 4Fe-4S binding protein — MLKNILNLPALGPIIRSTWTWRLVRLIMLALLLVMIAFGWHQHAIPGVKVRDPLMYSNFTTFNLWVLWMMGMVVVAMVFGRSWCTVCPVGWINGVLSRFGLRRELPAWLNNFVPVTLVLVFLQLLVYFFSIHRYPDYTAIFLTWMLILALVAGLIFRQRSFCLLLCPAGAVFSLYARLAPWQLRVSDKSVCVGCSAKPCISTEPAWRQAALGGMRFSWRTQPEGCPVGLVPAEINDSSACTLCLNCVQTCCNDNVSLGARRWPGDLNKQGLRFGETLFFLVLLGLLTANFAKVYVDLRESIFWVPETLALSLGWESAGFYPLAVIWVGLIFPLLLLLPGVMVYLVGQIKVSTLEGEPASAPRDVSVASILPGFMSFLGRLALPLIPLVLSAHFALAIVKLNAKFGYLPLALQDPSGVKSFLAINVMQTLAPPGVLVPLDVLKWVIVVILLSGFFLSALAARAAAKADSQRHDGTDRPFMLAALVSLVILSWFYGSTVVEWLFVR; from the coding sequence ATGCTAAAAAACATCCTCAATCTTCCTGCTCTGGGCCCGATTATTCGGTCGACATGGACCTGGCGCCTGGTGCGTCTGATCATGCTGGCGCTATTGCTGGTGATGATTGCTTTTGGTTGGCACCAGCATGCCATTCCCGGTGTTAAGGTTCGCGATCCCTTGATGTACTCCAATTTCACGACCTTCAACCTTTGGGTTCTCTGGATGATGGGGATGGTAGTGGTTGCCATGGTTTTTGGCCGTTCCTGGTGTACCGTCTGCCCGGTGGGCTGGATTAATGGTGTCTTGAGTCGTTTCGGGCTGCGTCGTGAACTGCCTGCTTGGCTTAATAATTTTGTCCCGGTCACCCTGGTGCTGGTGTTCCTGCAGCTGTTAGTCTATTTTTTCTCCATACACCGCTATCCGGATTATACGGCCATTTTCCTGACCTGGATGTTGATACTGGCACTTGTCGCCGGGCTGATCTTTCGTCAGCGTTCCTTCTGTCTGCTACTCTGCCCTGCGGGGGCGGTATTCAGCCTTTATGCACGACTGGCCCCCTGGCAGTTGCGTGTTTCTGACAAGTCTGTTTGTGTCGGTTGCTCAGCCAAACCGTGCATCTCCACGGAGCCGGCATGGAGACAAGCTGCTCTCGGTGGAATGAGGTTCAGCTGGCGAACTCAACCGGAAGGTTGCCCGGTCGGGTTGGTGCCTGCAGAGATCAATGACAGCTCAGCGTGTACTCTCTGTCTTAACTGTGTCCAGACCTGCTGTAATGATAACGTCTCCCTTGGTGCTCGTAGATGGCCGGGAGATCTGAATAAACAGGGTTTACGTTTTGGTGAGACGCTTTTCTTCCTGGTTCTGCTCGGTCTGCTGACCGCCAACTTTGCCAAGGTTTATGTTGATCTGCGCGAATCTATTTTCTGGGTTCCTGAGACGCTGGCGCTATCCCTCGGTTGGGAGTCTGCAGGCTTTTATCCCTTGGCCGTGATCTGGGTTGGCTTGATTTTCCCTCTGTTACTTTTGCTTCCTGGCGTGATGGTTTATCTCGTCGGCCAAATTAAGGTCTCGACCCTGGAAGGGGAGCCTGCAAGTGCGCCCAGGGATGTATCGGTCGCTTCCATCCTTCCCGGTTTCATGTCTTTTCTCGGTCGCTTGGCGTTACCTCTGATACCACTGGTCCTCTCGGCACACTTTGCTTTGGCAATTGTTAAGTTGAATGCTAAATTCGGCTATCTGCCACTGGCTCTTCAGGATCCTTCCGGAGTGAAAAGTTTTCTGGCCATCAATGTCATGCAAACGCTTGCTCCCCCGGGAGTTCTCGTCCCTTTGGATGTCCTGAAATGGGTGATCGTTGTGATCCTGCTGTCAGGTTTTTTCCTTTCTGCTCTGGCAGCCAGAGCAGCAGCAAAGGCAGATTCTCAGAGACATGATGGAACGGATCGACCTTTCATGCTTGCAGCTCTGGTCTCTCTGGTCATACTCTCCTGGTTTTACGGTTCTACGGTGGTGGAATGGCTCTTCGTCAGATAA